The Sporichthyaceae bacterium genomic sequence GAACTGCGGCTATGGGCGGGTGCTGGTCAAGCTGGTGGACGCGCTGTATCACCGCCGCCGCGGGCAGCAGCTGCTGGAGGGGATGCTCGACCCGCACGGCTGGGTGCAGGCCGGGGACGGGCGGCGGTGGCGGCCGCCGAATATTTCCAACCTGGCGCGGGCTCGGTCCAGGTTGGGCGCCGATCCGCTGCACATGTTGTTCGACGAGGTCGCCGGCCCGGTCGGCGGCCCCGTCGCCGACGGGGTGGCTGGGGTGTTCTGCTGTGGGCTACGGGTGGTGTCGGTGGACGGCTCCACCACCGACGTGCCCGACACCACGGAGAACGACGCGTACTTCGGGCGGCCGTCGAACGCGTCGCGAGCGGGGGCGTTCCCGCAGGTCCGGTGGCTGGCCGCGGCCGAGTCGGGCACCGGGGCGCTGATCGGGGCCACGATCGGCCCGTACACGGTCGGGGAGCAGACCCTCGCCCGCGACCTGCTGCCCGCCTTCGCCGACGGGATGCTGGTGTTGGCCGACCGCAACTTTCTGTGCCACACCCTGGCCCGCGACGTGCTGGCCACCGGGGCGCACCTGCTGTGGCGGGTCTCGGCGTCGTTCACGCTGACCCCGACCCGAGTGTTGGGCGATGGCAGCTACCTGGCCCGGCTGCGCCCGCGCCGTCGGGCCGACGGCCCGGCGATCACCGTGCGGGTCATCGAGTACA encodes the following:
- a CDS encoding IS4 family transposase → NCGYGRVLVKLVDALYHRRRGQQLLEGMLDPHGWVQAGDGRRWRPPNISNLARARSRLGADPLHMLFDEVAGPVGGPVADGVAGVFCCGLRVVSVDGSTTDVPDTTENDAYFGRPSNASRAGAFPQVRWLAAAESGTGALIGATIGPYTVGEQTLARDLLPAFADGMLVLADRNFLCHTLARDVLATGAHLLWRVSASFTLTPTRVLGDGSYLARLRPRRRADGPAITVRVIEYTVHTSAHGGDVEESSELFCLVTDLLDVQAYPALDLAGAYPMRWQCETVIGHHKTDMGAGMAVLRSKDPEGVAQEMWALFAVYQAIHTLIGAAADATGIPPEKISFPHALAAATDSVTAGFPPSPG